One Companilactobacillus heilongjiangensis genomic window, TAGAAAATTTATTTTTAAATAATAATGTAGCTAATGCTACCCCCAAAGGAGGTACCATACCACCAACCATCAAAGCAGCTGATGGTCCATAAATCTTAGAAGCGAACATTGCTAAACCAAATGCTGAAGCAGTCTTGTTAATCGGACCACCCATATCTGAAGCCATCATACCAGCTAATAGAGCTCCCATAACAAAAGCACTAGATCCATTCATTGATTTCAGCCATGTCGTTAAGAACTCATTGAAATGAGACATAGGTGTATTCAAGATAAAGAACATTACGAATCCAACTACAAACGTTGACAATAGAGGTATTAATAACACTGAAATTAATCCTTGGTATGTATGTGGAATATTCTTAGTTTTCTTAATAATAAATTTTGTTAAATAACCAGCTAAGAATCCGGCTAACATACCTCCTAAGAACCCAGAGCCACCATTCACGGCCATCATACCACCAATCATACCTGGTGCTAATCCTGGTTTATCAGCAATACTCCATGAAATATAAGCAGCCAAAACTGGAACATATAGCTTGAATGCGGCATTACCACCCATTTCGTTAAAGAATGCTGCCCAAACATTATATTGACTACTTGTTGGATCACTAGCATAAATACCAAACATAAAGGAAATGGCTATAAAAATACCACCAACTACAACAAATGGAATCATGTATGAAACACCACTCATAGTGTGAGTGTAAAATGCTCTTGCAAAGCTTCCACCTTTGCTTTCCCCTTCAGTTTCTTCACTCTTTTCTTCAGCCTTCGAAATCTTATCTGATTTAACATAGTCAGAGCTCAAAGCTAAAGCATCTGTCACAATCTGTTGAGGTTTATCGATGGCTCTCTTGACTGGGACATCAAGAAACTTTCTTCCTTTGAAAACGTCTGTATCCACTTTTACATCGTGAGCAACAACAATTGCATCAGCTTTTGCAATGTCTTCTGGAGTAAGTTTGTTTTCCACACCCGTTGAGCCATTAGTCTGAATCTTGTATTTCATTCCACGCTTTTTAGCCTCATTTTCAAGTGATTCAGCAGCCATATAAGTATGCGCAATACCTGTCATACATGCAGAAATACCAATTAAGTATTTCCCACTATCTTCAGTTGCTTTCTTCAAATCTTTTTCATTTGATTTTGCTTCATCCTGCTTGATTAAATCATTATAGATTTCATCTTCAGTCATTGCAGTCAACAATTTAGCACGGAAATTTTCATCCATCAGAAAAGTAGAAATAGTTGATAACATCCGCAAATGCTCATCATTAGCGGTTGCTGGAGCTGCAATCATGAATACCAGATTAACAATCTCCTTATCCCATTGGATACCACTTAAATTTTTAAGGATAACAATCGTAGCTCTGTCTACACCATCTGATTTACCGTGAGGTATTGCCACTCCATAACCAACGGCAGTAGATATTTCCTTTTCTCTCTTATTAACAGCGCTTTGAAACGAGGTTACATCAGAAACATATCCATTTTTCCCGAGTAATGAACTCATTTTTTCAATGGCTTCTTGTTTACTCATGGATGTATTAGAAATAATGATATTCTTTTTATCAATCACATCTTTAACATTCATAATTTTCCCCTTCTACATCAAATATTAGATTATTTGAAATACAAGCTAGCCTTTCCTGTTGAATTGAATAGATCCATTTTATATTCAACAAGATCTTGTGCAGCCTTACGAGCACTTGGCATTAACACGTTTGGTTCATAATCATCAGGCTTTTCAACCAATGTTTTACGTAATTGATTGAAAAATGCGGTCTTCATATCCGTTGAAAGGTTGATTTTAGCAACACCATGTTTGTATGTCTTACGGATTTCTTCATCTTTGTTATCAGAACCACCATGTAATACCAATGGAATATCAACTGCCTCGTGAATCTTTTCCAAAAGATCGATTCTTAATTCTGGCTTCTCAACATGTGCATAGTGACCATGACGTGTTCCAATAGCAACTGCTAATGTATCTACTCCAGTTGCCTCAACAAACTTCTTAGCATCTTCAGGATCCGTATAAAGAATTTCGTTAACACCGTTACTATCAACAGATAATTCATTGCTTCCAATTGTTCCTAATTCTGCTTCTACAGAAACACCAACTGCATGGGCTGCTTCGACACATTTCTTGGTAATAGCAATATTTTCTTCCCAAGGTTTAGCTGAAGCATCAATCATTACTGAACTATAACCGTTTCTAATTCCCTTAAGAATATCTTGGTAAGTCCCACCATGATCAACGTGGATGGCCATTGGGATTCTTGTACGATTTACAGCTTGTCTGACATAAGCTACAAAATCTTCGCTAATAAAGCTCAATTCATCTGGGTGAATTTGAATAATAGCTGGGGCATTCTTCTTTTCAGCCGCATCAATAATTGCTTCAACAAATTCACTGTTTGAAACATTGTATGAACCAACCGCAAAATTATTTTTATAAGCTACATCTAGTAAATCAACCATGTTCATTAACATTTTTAATATCCTCTTTCTTTATTCCATACAGAAATGAAATTCTGCTTATTTTTAGTTTTTAGTAATTTCAACACCGTCTCTAGGTTATTGGTATGTACGTATACATCCCTGAAGAATCCCTTATTTACTTCTAGTTGCTCCGAAGGAATATAGGCTATAATCAATTTCACCTTCTGAGTCCCCCAGATAATATTTGATTTGTTAATACCAATAATTACCTTGGGATTATAAGAAAATTTGGTTAAAAATGGATGTGGTAAGGCTGTATAATTTCCGACATCCGTGCTAGACATTTTTTCTCTATCCTTAAAGTTATCGATGAGATTGGAATACCCTGATAACTCCAGCAACTTCTCAATGGCATCTATACTTGAACTTTCATTTATATGAAAATAGTCTGCGTCATCTATTAAATTTGAAGTTCCTATTGTGGAAATAAACCTTTGTACACTCTGAATATCCATGCTGTTAAAATTTCTTGAAATATGTATTAATTTGTCGATCCTATAATATTTGGGACTAGGATATTCACCGATTGTCGTTAGGATTAAATCAAACTCATTAAAGTTTGCTTTTTCAAAATCATGCTCAATACGGGCAATATGAATATTTTGAAAAAACATTTCCACCTTATTTTTTATTAATTTGGTTTCGATTTGCTTATTGTTAACAATCAAAAGCGTTTTTAATATTCCGTCTTTTTCCTCATTCAAAACTAATTGAATGTGTATTGATAAATACGCTATTTCCGATTCCGGAATAGATAGTGAAAGACGCTTCTTCAAGTCATCGTAAATGAAACTAGAAATAGAATATGCAAACAAATATTCATGCTTCAATTCAGTAAAATAAGGATTAAAAATTGGAATCTTTTCCTTTATTGGATTTAGAAGTCTAGCTATATGGTTAACAATTTGATTCTGATAATTCTCATTAGAATATACTGGAATATTGAAATATTTTTCTGCTTTGAATAACGTCTCTTTTATGGCTGAGATAGTTGTTTCATCGTTCAAAATTATTTCTGGGTTAGTAATATCTAATGGTAGTGCCAAAAGATAATATGTAAGGCTTAATAATTCTTCCTTCGTTTTTCCAATTTTAAAATCATCAATTAAACTACTTGCTAACTTATATTCCGAAAATTCATGAACCACTTCTTCATAGCTAGCTAACTCAGTTACATAATGGTGACTCTTCACTCGATAATTCATAATTATGATGTGAATAATCAACTTTACGTACGTCCAATATTCAACGGTACAGTTATGAGCTGTCAGAGTGTTGTCAACCATTTTTACACTCTGAGTTATTTCTTTAATATCAGTCATATCTTTAAAGAAATTATCCAATTGATAAATCAATTTCTCTTTTGAAAATATTTTTAAAGGTACCAATTCTTCTAAAATTAAACGCTTAGATTCCTCATTGCCGACCAATCTAAC contains:
- a CDS encoding PTS fructose transporter subunit IIABC — protein: MNVKDVIDKKNIIISNTSMSKQEAIEKMSSLLGKNGYVSDVTSFQSAVNKREKEISTAVGYGVAIPHGKSDGVDRATIVILKNLSGIQWDKEIVNLVFMIAAPATANDEHLRMLSTISTFLMDENFRAKLLTAMTEDEIYNDLIKQDEAKSNEKDLKKATEDSGKYLIGISACMTGIAHTYMAAESLENEAKKRGMKYKIQTNGSTGVENKLTPEDIAKADAIVVAHDVKVDTDVFKGRKFLDVPVKRAIDKPQQIVTDALALSSDYVKSDKISKAEEKSEETEGESKGGSFARAFYTHTMSGVSYMIPFVVVGGIFIAISFMFGIYASDPTSSQYNVWAAFFNEMGGNAAFKLYVPVLAAYISWSIADKPGLAPGMIGGMMAVNGGSGFLGGMLAGFLAGYLTKFIIKKTKNIPHTYQGLISVLLIPLLSTFVVGFVMFFILNTPMSHFNEFLTTWLKSMNGSSAFVMGALLAGMMASDMGGPINKTASAFGLAMFASKIYGPSAALMVGGMVPPLGVALATLLFKNKFSNQEREAGKANWILGACFITEGAIPFAAADPLRTIPANIIGGAVGGALSMMMGITLQAPHGGIFVIPVACNKPLLYIGCIVIGAVITALILGFTKKTLSESDMNKQMAAGII
- a CDS encoding ketose-bisphosphate aldolase, coding for MLMNMVDLLDVAYKNNFAVGSYNVSNSEFVEAIIDAAEKKNAPAIIQIHPDELSFISEDFVAYVRQAVNRTRIPMAIHVDHGGTYQDILKGIRNGYSSVMIDASAKPWEENIAITKKCVEAAHAVGVSVEAELGTIGSNELSVDSNGVNEILYTDPEDAKKFVEATGVDTLAVAIGTRHGHYAHVEKPELRIDLLEKIHEAVDIPLVLHGGSDNKDEEIRKTYKHGVAKINLSTDMKTAFFNQLRKTLVEKPDDYEPNVLMPSARKAAQDLVEYKMDLFNSTGKASLYFK
- a CDS encoding BglG family transcription antiterminator, with amino-acid sequence MNKNINKMLDVLLQQKDFITNKQLSELVGVTERSVRSYVAKVNASFNGEKLIVSTEKGYKIDKSKYDSKNINSNDSDSDDEILFRIALLLINSTGYTQIDIIADQLSYSSESIRSKIQKLFLKIKQFDIGLSFESKIFTGVRLVGNEESKRLILEELVPLKIFSKEKLIYQLDNFFKDMTDIKEITQSVKMVDNTLTAHNCTVEYWTYVKLIIHIIIMNYRVKSHHYVTELASYEEVVHEFSEYKLASSLIDDFKIGKTKEELLSLTYYLLALPLDITNPEIILNDETTISAIKETLFKAEKYFNIPVYSNENYQNQIVNHIARLLNPIKEKIPIFNPYFTELKHEYLFAYSISSFIYDDLKKRLSLSIPESEIAYLSIHIQLVLNEEKDGILKTLLIVNNKQIETKLIKNKVEMFFQNIHIARIEHDFEKANFNEFDLILTTIGEYPSPKYYRIDKLIHISRNFNSMDIQSVQRFISTIGTSNLIDDADYFHINESSSIDAIEKLLELSGYSNLIDNFKDREKMSSTDVGNYTALPHPFLTKFSYNPKVIIGINKSNIIWGTQKVKLIIAYIPSEQLEVNKGFFRDVYVHTNNLETVLKLLKTKNKQNFISVWNKERGY